A window of Candidatus Sulfotelmatobacter sp. genomic DNA:
TCCAATCCCGCCAATCAGCGCCAAATCGGCGGAATTGGATGGCAATCGGGCACGATTGGCGGACGGAACGGCAGATTGGCCGCGCTACAATGGCTCGGAACGCACGAGCCCCGGAGCCCGTCCATGATCGATTTGCCCGTCCCCCCGACCACCGCGAACGGCGCTGCCGCCGGCACCTCGGCCACCCAGCCGGATCCGCAAGAGACCCGCGAGTGGCTCGACGCCCTCGACGGCGTGATCGAGGAAGAGGGGAGTGCCCGGGCCAGCGACCTGATCGAGTCCGTCGTCGAGCACGCCGCGATCCGTGGGGTCCGCACGCCGGCCGCGCAGACGACGCCCTACGTCAACACGATCCCGGTCGAGCAGCAGCCGCACTTCCCGGGTGACCTCTCGGTCGAGGAACGGCTGCGCCACTACGTGCGCTGGAACGCGATGGCGATGGTGGTGCGCGCCAACAAGGACGGCGGCGACCTGGGCGGTCACGTCGCCTCGTTCTCGTCGGCGGCGACGCTGGTCGACGTCGGCTTCAACCATTTTTGGCGCGGCCCGCAGTACATGAACGGCGGCGATCTGGTCTACTTCCAGGGGCACTCCTCGCCGGGCGTCTACGCGCGTGCGTTCCTCGACGGACGCTTGAGCGAAGAGCAGCTGCAGAACTTCCGCCGCGAAGTCGACGGCAAGGGGCTGCCCTCGTATCCGCATCCGTGGCTGATGCCGGACTTCTGGCAGTTCGCGACCGTCTCGATGGGCTTGGGTCCGCTGCAAGCGGTCTATCAGGCGCGCTACATGCGCTACCTCGAGCACCGCGGCTTGATCGAGCCCAGCGACCGCAAGGTATGGGCGTTCGTCGGCGACGGCGAGATCGACGAGCCGGAAACGTTGGCCGGTCTCGCGTTGGCGACGCGCGAGGGACTCGACAACCTGATCTTCGTCGTCAACGCGAACCTGCAGCGCCTCGACGGGCCGGTACGCGGCAACGGCAAGGTCATCCAAGAGCTCGAGGGTCTATTCCGCGGCGCGGGCTGGAACGTCATCAAGGTCATCTGGGGCTCGCGCTGGGACCCGCTGCTGGCCGCCGATCACGACGGCGCGCTGGTGCGGCTGATGGGCGAGACGCTCGACGGCGACTATCAGACGTACAAGTCGCGCGACGGCGCATACGTGCGCGAGCACTTCTTCGGCCGCTATCCGGAGACGCGCGCGCTGGTCGAACGCTACACCGACGACGAGGTCTGGGCGCTCAATCGCGGCGGCCACGATCCGCTCAAGGTCTACGCCGCCTACAAGGCCGCGAGCGAGCACAAGGGCGCGCCGACGGTCATCATCGCCAAGACGATCAAGGGCTACGGAATGGGATCGGCGGGCGAGGGCATGAACATCGCCCACCAGCAAAAGAAGCTGATGGTCGAGCAGCTGCGCGCGTTCCGCGACCGCTTCTCGATCCCGATCTCCGACGCCGACCTCGAGAAGGTGCCGTTCATCAAGCCGCCGCCGGACTCGGCCGAGGCCGAATACCTGCGCGAGCACGTCGCCAAGCTCGGGCACGTCCCGGCGCGCCGGCGCAACGTCGAGCAGCCGCTCGCGGTGCCGGAGCGCGCCGCGTTCTCGGCCCTCGCGGAGGCCAGCGGCGAGCGCGAGTTCTCGACGACGATGGCGTTCGTGCGCACGCTCTCGACGATCTTGCGCGACAAGACCGTCGGCCCGCGCGTGGTTCCGATCGTCGCCGACGAGTCGCGCACGTTCGGCATGGAGGGGATGTTCCGCCAGCTCGGCATCTACTCGCGGCTCGGCCAGCTGTACCGCCCGCAAGACGCCGATCAGCTGATGTGGTACCGCGAGGACAAAGCCGGACAGATCCTCCAGGAAGGGATCAGCGAAGCCGGCTCGATGTGCTCGTGGATCGCCGGCGGCACCTCGTACTCGACGCACGGCGTGCAGACGCTGCCGTTCTTCATCTTCTACTCGATGTTCGGGATGCAGCGCATCGGCGACTTCGCCTGGGCGGCGGGCGACATGCGCACGCGCGGCTTCCTGCTGGGCGGAACGTCGGGCCGCACGACGCTCAACGGCGAAGGGCTGCAGCACGAAGACGGTCACTCGCACCTGCTGGCGGCGGCGATCCCCAACTGCGTCCCGTACGATCCGACCTATGCGTACGAGGTCGCGACGATCGTCCAGGACGGCCTGCGCCGCATGCTGGCCGACCAGGAAGACGTCTTCTTCTACGTCACGCTGCTCAACGAGAACTACGCGCATCCGGCGATGCCCGAGGGTGTCGAGGATCAGATCTTGCGCGGCATGTACCTGCTACGCGAGGGCAAGGGCAAGAAGAACGCGCCGCGCGTGCAGCTGATGGGCTCGGGCTCGATCCTGCGCGAGGTGCTGGCGGCGGCCGACCTGCTGCGCGAGGACTTCGGGGTGGTCGCCGACGTGTGGAGCGCGACCAGCTTCACGCTGCTGCACCGCGACGGCGAGTCGACCGCGCGCTGGAACCTCTTGCACCCCGCGCAGACGCCACGGCGCGCGTTCGTCGCGCAGCAGCTCGACGGTCACGAGGGTCCGATCGTCGCCTCGACCGACTACGTCAAGACGTTCGCCGAGCAGATCCGGCCGTTCGTCGAGGGCCGGCGCTTCCACGCGCTGGGAACCGACGGCTTCGGTCGCAGCGACACGCGCAAGCAGCTGCGGTCGTTCTTCGAGGTCGACCGGCGCTGGGTCGCGCTCGCCGCGCTCAGCGCGCTGGCCGACGAGGGGACGATCGAGCGCGCGAAGGTCGCCGAGGCGATCGCGAAGTACGACCTCGATCCCAACAAGCCCGAACCGACGACCGTCTGATGGCGACGATCGAGCTGAAGGTCCCCGACCTGGGCGACTTCCACGACATTCCGGTCATCGAAGTGCTCGTGCAGCCCGGCGAGAGCGTCGCCAAAGACGCCGCGCTGGTCACGCTCGAGTCCGACAAGGCGACGATGGAAGTCCCGGCGTCGAACGCCGGCACGATCCGCGAGCTCAAGGTGAAGGTCGGCGACAAGGTCTCCGCCGGCACCGTCATCGCGACCGTCGAGTCCGCCGATTCCGCCCCCGTTCCCGCGCCCGTCCCGGGTGCGAGCGCGCCGACCAACGGCGCCTCGGCCGCACCCGCACCCGCGCCCGCGCCCGCGCCGCCACCGGCGGCGAGCGGCGAGGGCGTCGTCGAGCTGCGGGTGCCGGATCTCGGCGACTTCCACGACATCCCCGTCATCGAGGTGCTCGTGCAAGCCGGCGAGAGCGTCGCCAAAGACGCCGCACTGGTGACGCTCGAGTCCGACAAGGCGACGATGGAAGTCCCCGCGTCGAGCGCCGGAACGATTCGCGAGATCAAGGTGAAGGTCGGCGACAAGGTCTCGGCCGGAACCGTCATCGCGACGGCGACGACGAACGCGCCGGTTGCCGCCGCCGCACCGTCGATCCCCGCGCCGGCCGCGCCGGCGACACCGGCTCCCGCCCCGCCGCCCGCGGCCGCGGCACCGGCTGCGCCCGCCGCCGGTAACGGCAAGCCGTCGACGAACGGTCTGCCGCCGGTGAGCGTGACCGTCGGCCCCGTGCACGCCTCGCCGGCGATCCGGCGTTTCGCGCGTGAGCTGGGCGTCGATCTCGGTCGCGTGCGCGGCAGCGGCCCCAACGGCCGCATCACGCGCGACGACGTGCAAGGCTTCGTCAAGGGCGCGCTCGCCGCGCCCACGCCGTCGGCACCGACCGCCGGCGCCGTCGGCGGGTTCGGCTTGCACCTCCCGCCGTGGCCGAGCGTCGACTTCGCGAAGTTCGGCCCGATCGATCGCGTCCCGCTCACGCGCATCCAGAAGATCAGCGGTCCCGCGCTGGCGCGCAACTGGGTGATGATCCCGCACGTCACCCAGAACGAAGACGCCGACGTCACCGAGCTCGAAGCGTTCCGCAAACAGGTCAACGGCGAACGCAAGGACGTGAAGGTGACGATGCTGGCGTTCTTGATCAAGGCCGTCGTCGCCGCGCTCCAGCGCTACCCGGTGCTCAACTCCTCGCTCGACGGCGAGGAGCTGGTCCTCAAGCGCTACTATCACATCGGCTTCGCCGCCGACACGCCGCAAGGTCTGGTCGTACCCGTCGTCAAGGACGCCGACAAGAAAGGCATCCTCGAGCTGGCGCGTGAGACGGCGGACCTGGCCGCGAAGGCGCGCGACGGGAAGCTCGGACCGAACGACATCAACGGTGCGACGTTCACCATCTCCTCGCTCGGCTCGATCGGCGGCACCTACTTCACGCCGATCATCAACGCGCCGGAAGTCGCGATCCTCGGTGCCGCGCGCGCCGAGATCCGACCGGTGTGGGACGGCGCCGCCTTCGTGCCGCGCCTGATCCAGCCGCTCTCGCTCTCCTACGACCACCGCGTCGTCGACGGCGCGCTTGCCGTCCGTTTCTGCGTCGCGCTCAAAGAGGGACTGGGCGACCTGCGCCGCACGCTGCTCTAGTCGCGCACGAACGTTACGGCAACTCCTCACGATCTAAAAGGTCACGCCCTCGGCCGATGAGCGCGGCGGTGATACGCGAGCCAGGCGATGAGCACGGCACAGGTAACGGATAGCCACACCGCCGCATTATCGTACGGTACCCATTCAACACGCCTCATGCGGACTGGGACGAACGGGTTAAACCACGCTCCTACAAAGACCGAGATAAGGACGAGCAGGACGATGCGCGCGTTCCAAAACAAATACGCTGCCGTAAACCACGCGGCAAGGACGATCAGCCGGCCAAACTGATAAAATGAATATGGATGATAGCCGTAAGAACCCATATCGTGGAGTCGCCACGCCGCAAGCAACAGCAATAGTATGGCCGTGATTTCGATCGAGCTAGTCGAGAACCGCTTCATGAACTTGTTACTGGGAGCGACGCCGCCGTCGCGAGCGGTTCCTTGGGGTTCGGCCCGTATTTGTTCATTCCGGACTGGCTATCTTCGCAATAGAATATCAAGAGCACGAGGGCCCCGATCAACGGGATAAACGATAGCAGTAGCCACCAGCCGCTCTTGCCCGAGTCGTGCAGCCGTCGTACCTTCACCGCAAGGTAAGGCAAGAGCAACGGCAATGCCAGGAGATCGAATAGACCTTCACTCGTACTGTCGTCAGCGCCCGCCGCGGCTCCGCACAAACCTATGGCGAAGGCCGCAACCGCTAGAAATAGAGATGTGAAAAGCACGAAGTACCAGTACTCCCGCCTCCGTGCTCGGCCGCGAAACACGGCGTATTTTCGAATCGCTGCCCACCACCAGCCCATCAAGTTATCCTCTGAGTGACGTCGCGCGCCGCTTCTCGTAAAACCGCGTACCATAGCGGATATGCCGTCGACTGCCCGGTGAAAGCACGTAGGCTAGACATGCGACAAGAAGTGCAGCAGGCAGAACTGCAACCCAGCGAACGCTTCGGCATAATCTGCGTCACCTCCGCGCGATCCCCGGCGGTTGCAGCGACTCTCGTGCCTGGTCGTCAACGCCGGACCCGTTACGCCCGAAGCTGACTCGCGTTTTAACTTTCCATCGAACGGAAGGCGCTCCGGTTCAGTCATCTAGTCGACGAAGTTCGGATGCGGGTGGGCTTTCGACCCGCACGCGTCCGACCAGGTCGTGGTCGGAATCGCGGTGACGGTGGCGAACGGTCGCGGCGTCATGGAGAAATCGAAGTAGCCGCGCAGATCGGGTGAGTAGGCGTCCATGTCGCCGAGCGGCTGCACCTCGTCGAGCTGCTCGACGAACCGCATGATGGAGCCGTAGTCGGCGACGCCGTGCGCGACGGTGCCGGCCTTCACGTACGGCGAGATCAACAGGAACGGCGTGCGCAAGCCGGGACCGAGATCGTCGTTGGGGCGCGGCGACGGCGGCACCGCGTGATCGTAGAAGCCGCCCCAGTCGTCCCAGACGACGAAGATCGCGGTCGTGTTCCAGGCCGGCGAGCCACCGATCGCGTTGACGACGTCTTCGACCCACGACGGGCCGCCGTTGCCGGTCCCCGGATGGTCGCTGGCGTCGATGCACGGCGGCTTCACCCAGGCGAAGTTCGGCAGCGCGCCGTTCGCGTCGGTGAGGATCTGCTGCGCCGGGGGCCAGTGGTAGTTCCACCACGTCGCGCTGTTGATGAAGCCGTTGAAGGGCTGTTCGTTCTGGTACGGTTGCGGCGGCGAAGTGACCGTCGCATAGTGCGTCCAGAGAAAGAGCTGCGCGGGGTTGCGGCGCTGCCGCTCGCGCAAGCGATCGGCGAAGGTCGGCGCCGTGTAGCATTCGCCGCCGAAACCGCGCATCGTCGGCACCGCCCACGGTGAGGCCGTCGGTCCCAGCGCGGGAACGAGGATCGACGGCGTCGGCCGAGCGGTGAGCGTGCCGTCGGCGCAGCCGGCCGGATACGTGCCGCTCGAGCCGTAGAACGTCTGGTCCGCGACCTGATCGCCGTCGGTGTCCATCGAGCGGCCGGCGACGATGAGCTGATGGCCGGGATACGAATCGGCCGAGCTGGGCGCGAAGAACGCGTCGCTGGTCGCGAACTGCCGCGCGATCGCCCAGTACACCGCGCGGTCGTTCACGTCGAGATAGTAGAACGGACCGTTGGGCGAGGTGAACTTGTAGCCGGAGCACGGCATCGGCGAGGCGGCGTCGTTCAGCCACGCCTGGTCGGTGAAGCCCTGCGTCGCGACGCACTCGTAGACGTTGTGCCAGTTGTTCGGCCCAGGCTGCGCGTGCGAGTCGAACGGCACGGCCTGCATCAGCGTCGCGATCGGCGCCGGGACGAGGGCGTCCGCACCGGGATACGGCGAGGGATGGCCGGCGAGGCCGTCGCCACCGAAGACGTTGTCGAAGGTGCGGTTTTCCATCACGATCACGATCACGTGAGCGATCTTGCCGCGTGCGAGCAGCGCGTCGTCCGCGCCTTGCGCGGCGGCAAGGCGCACGTGTCGGCTCGGAAACGCGACCGCGGTCAACAGCGCGGCGCCGAGCAACGCAACGGCGATGCGGCGAAGTCCCATACCCGTGCCGCCCGGTTGCGCGGCCGAGTCGGGCAAACCCTCCCGCGGCGGCGCTAGCGGTCGAAATCGACGGCCACCGTGTTGGCGCCGCAGACCAGCACGCCGACGCGTTCGCCGGGCGCGGGCCGATAGCGACCGCCGAGCAGAGCCGCGAACGCGGCCGCGCCGCCCGGCTCCGCGACGACGCGCGCGACGTCCCACAGCGCGCGCTGCGCGGCGACGATCTCGTCGTCCTCGACCAGCACGACGCGGTCGACGAAGCGTTGCGCGAGCGGGAACATCAACCCGCCGACCCGGCGCGGCGCCAACGAGTCCGCCGCGATGCCGCCGGCCGGTGCATCGACCGGCGCGCCTGCCGCCAGCGCGCGCGTGAGCGTCGGCGCCGCGCTCGGCTCGACCCCGATCAGCCGCACCCGCCCGCGGTACCAGCCCGCGATGCCGCCGATCAGGCCGCCGCCGCCGACCGCGACCAACAGCGTATCGAGCGCCGACGCCTGCTCCGCGAGCTCGCGTCCCGTCGTCGCCGCACCGAGCAGCGTCTCGACGCCGTCGTAGGCGTGCACGGCCAGCGCGCCGTGGCGCGCGATCCACGTCTCCGCCAGCGCGA
This region includes:
- the aceE gene encoding pyruvate dehydrogenase (acetyl-transferring), homodimeric type; this translates as MIDLPVPPTTANGAAAGTSATQPDPQETREWLDALDGVIEEEGSARASDLIESVVEHAAIRGVRTPAAQTTPYVNTIPVEQQPHFPGDLSVEERLRHYVRWNAMAMVVRANKDGGDLGGHVASFSSAATLVDVGFNHFWRGPQYMNGGDLVYFQGHSSPGVYARAFLDGRLSEEQLQNFRREVDGKGLPSYPHPWLMPDFWQFATVSMGLGPLQAVYQARYMRYLEHRGLIEPSDRKVWAFVGDGEIDEPETLAGLALATREGLDNLIFVVNANLQRLDGPVRGNGKVIQELEGLFRGAGWNVIKVIWGSRWDPLLAADHDGALVRLMGETLDGDYQTYKSRDGAYVREHFFGRYPETRALVERYTDDEVWALNRGGHDPLKVYAAYKAASEHKGAPTVIIAKTIKGYGMGSAGEGMNIAHQQKKLMVEQLRAFRDRFSIPISDADLEKVPFIKPPPDSAEAEYLREHVAKLGHVPARRRNVEQPLAVPERAAFSALAEASGEREFSTTMAFVRTLSTILRDKTVGPRVVPIVADESRTFGMEGMFRQLGIYSRLGQLYRPQDADQLMWYREDKAGQILQEGISEAGSMCSWIAGGTSYSTHGVQTLPFFIFYSMFGMQRIGDFAWAAGDMRTRGFLLGGTSGRTTLNGEGLQHEDGHSHLLAAAIPNCVPYDPTYAYEVATIVQDGLRRMLADQEDVFFYVTLLNENYAHPAMPEGVEDQILRGMYLLREGKGKKNAPRVQLMGSGSILREVLAAADLLREDFGVVADVWSATSFTLLHRDGESTARWNLLHPAQTPRRAFVAQQLDGHEGPIVASTDYVKTFAEQIRPFVEGRRFHALGTDGFGRSDTRKQLRSFFEVDRRWVALAALSALADEGTIERAKVAEAIAKYDLDPNKPEPTTV
- the aceF gene encoding dihydrolipoyllysine-residue acetyltransferase, which encodes MATIELKVPDLGDFHDIPVIEVLVQPGESVAKDAALVTLESDKATMEVPASNAGTIRELKVKVGDKVSAGTVIATVESADSAPVPAPVPGASAPTNGASAAPAPAPAPAPPPAASGEGVVELRVPDLGDFHDIPVIEVLVQAGESVAKDAALVTLESDKATMEVPASSAGTIREIKVKVGDKVSAGTVIATATTNAPVAAAAPSIPAPAAPATPAPAPPPAAAAPAAPAAGNGKPSTNGLPPVSVTVGPVHASPAIRRFARELGVDLGRVRGSGPNGRITRDDVQGFVKGALAAPTPSAPTAGAVGGFGLHLPPWPSVDFAKFGPIDRVPLTRIQKISGPALARNWVMIPHVTQNEDADVTELEAFRKQVNGERKDVKVTMLAFLIKAVVAALQRYPVLNSSLDGEELVLKRYYHIGFAADTPQGLVVPVVKDADKKGILELARETADLAAKARDGKLGPNDINGATFTISSLGSIGGTYFTPIINAPEVAILGAARAEIRPVWDGAAFVPRLIQPLSLSYDHRVVDGALAVRFCVALKEGLGDLRRTLL
- a CDS encoding DUF6804 family protein, coding for MKRFSTSSIEITAILLLLLAAWRLHDMGSYGYHPYSFYQFGRLIVLAAWFTAAYLFWNARIVLLVLISVFVGAWFNPFVPVRMRRVEWVPYDNAAVWLSVTCAVLIAWLAYHRRAHRPRA
- a CDS encoding alkaline phosphatase family protein, which gives rise to MGLRRIAVALLGAALLTAVAFPSRHVRLAAAQGADDALLARGKIAHVIVIVMENRTFDNVFGGDGLAGHPSPYPGADALVPAPIATLMQAVPFDSHAQPGPNNWHNVYECVATQGFTDQAWLNDAASPMPCSGYKFTSPNGPFYYLDVNDRAVYWAIARQFATSDAFFAPSSADSYPGHQLIVAGRSMDTDGDQVADQTFYGSSGTYPAGCADGTLTARPTPSILVPALGPTASPWAVPTMRGFGGECYTAPTFADRLRERQRRNPAQLFLWTHYATVTSPPQPYQNEQPFNGFINSATWWNYHWPPAQQILTDANGALPNFAWVKPPCIDASDHPGTGNGGPSWVEDVVNAIGGSPAWNTTAIFVVWDDWGGFYDHAVPPSPRPNDDLGPGLRTPFLLISPYVKAGTVAHGVADYGSIMRFVEQLDEVQPLGDMDAYSPDLRGYFDFSMTPRPFATVTAIPTTTWSDACGSKAHPHPNFVD
- a CDS encoding threonine/serine dehydratase, with the protein product MTTAEEALTSERIAATHALIEPYVRRTPVVSVAASDFGLSGVEPLAFKLESLQHSGSFKARGAFANLLLREVPPAGVAAASGGNHGAAVAFAAQRLGVPATIFVPAISSPAKVDRIRGYGAHVHVEGERYADALALAETWIARHGALAVHAYDGVETLLGAATTGRELAEQASALDTLLVAVGGGGLIGGIAGWYRGRVRLIGVEPSAAPTLTRALAAGAPVDAPAGGIAADSLAPRRVGGLMFPLAQRFVDRVVLVEDDEIVAAQRALWDVARVVAEPGGAAAFAALLGGRYRPAPGERVGVLVCGANTVAVDFDR